The following are encoded in a window of Kaistia algarum genomic DNA:
- a CDS encoding SGNH/GDSL hydrolase family protein, protein MKTILCYGDSNTWGAMPQPRRGEGGRFASDVRWTGVMRAALGGGYTVIEEGLNGRTTCIADPVEGRHKDGAAFLTVALESHQPLDLAIIMLGTNDLKARFAMQPIDIGFGMGQLAEIALKSPFGLDGKAPKVLLVSPAPLAKLSWFEPMFEGGTEKSRHLAAEIEVNAREKGAHFFNAGSVIASSEHDGIHLDADAHAALGKALAERVRAILEIP, encoded by the coding sequence GTGAAGACGATACTTTGCTATGGCGACAGCAACACCTGGGGGGCCATGCCGCAGCCGCGTCGCGGCGAGGGTGGGCGGTTCGCCAGCGATGTCCGCTGGACGGGCGTGATGCGCGCCGCGCTCGGCGGCGGCTATACCGTCATCGAGGAAGGTCTGAATGGTCGCACGACCTGCATCGCCGATCCGGTCGAGGGCCGTCACAAGGACGGCGCGGCCTTCCTGACCGTGGCGCTGGAATCCCATCAGCCGCTCGACCTCGCCATCATCATGCTCGGCACCAATGATCTGAAAGCGCGCTTCGCGATGCAGCCGATCGATATCGGCTTCGGCATGGGCCAGCTTGCCGAGATCGCCCTGAAGTCGCCCTTCGGGCTGGACGGCAAGGCGCCGAAGGTCCTGCTGGTCTCGCCCGCGCCGCTGGCGAAGCTCTCCTGGTTCGAGCCCATGTTCGAGGGCGGCACCGAGAAATCGCGCCACCTCGCCGCCGAGATCGAAGTGAATGCGCGCGAAAAAGGCGCTCATTTCTTCAATGCCGGCAGCGTCATCGCCTCCAGCGAGCATGACGGCATCCATCTCGATGCGGATGCGCATGCGGCGCTCGGCAAGGCGCTGGCCGAGCGCGTCCGCGCGATCCTCGAGATCCCGTAG
- a CDS encoding cupin domain-containing protein, producing the protein MPFETKPLAEEPDHIAPDGSEIRVLAGTREAGLAHIRLAPGAVTIAVAHRTVDELWYVVAGQGRIWRRMEGQEEIVTVGPGDSISIPLGTSFQFRADGELPFEAVTATVPPWPGSDEAFAVDGVWPPTF; encoded by the coding sequence ATGCCGTTCGAGACGAAGCCGCTTGCCGAGGAACCCGACCACATCGCGCCCGACGGCTCCGAGATCCGTGTGCTCGCGGGCACTCGCGAGGCGGGACTCGCTCATATCCGTCTTGCGCCGGGCGCGGTCACCATTGCGGTCGCCCACCGGACGGTCGACGAACTTTGGTACGTCGTCGCCGGCCAGGGACGCATCTGGCGCCGGATGGAAGGGCAGGAAGAGATCGTCACGGTCGGGCCGGGCGATTCGATCTCGATCCCGCTCGGCACGTCGTTCCAGTTTCGCGCCGATGGCGAACTTCCGTTCGAAGCCGTCACAGCGACGGTGCCGCCCTGGCCGGGCAGCGACGAGGCTTTCGCGGTGGACGGGGTCTGGCCGCCGACGTTCTGA
- a CDS encoding hydroxyacid dehydrogenase encodes MSDPIILVDPLPRTLNLIMEPDIRARLERLGKVVLSEDRPMPDDEVDRLLPDTVLLFGQTAMPRERLDRAPHLKAIFNVESNFLPNVDYQACVERNIPVLSPGSAFAAPVAEAALGMAIDLARGITEADRDFRAGREKYGLEANTKTFRLMGAPVGLIGFGDLGKSLRELIRPFKNRVAVYDPWLPDEIIRRHDCEPGSLDEVLSTSKVIFVFAGITSENQGLIDARAFAKMQKGTAFLLMSRAAIVDFPSMLDAIRSGHISAAVDVFPEEPVPADDPVRRLPGILLSAHRTGGTTDALFAIGRMTVADAELIMKGLPPQLCRKADPAIASRLRSKPVSMT; translated from the coding sequence ATGAGCGATCCGATCATCCTGGTCGATCCGCTGCCGCGGACGCTGAACCTGATCATGGAGCCCGATATCCGCGCCCGGCTGGAGCGGCTGGGCAAGGTAGTCCTCTCAGAAGATCGGCCGATGCCGGACGACGAAGTCGACCGCCTGCTGCCGGATACGGTGCTGTTGTTTGGCCAGACGGCTATGCCGCGCGAGCGGCTCGACCGGGCGCCCCATCTGAAGGCGATCTTCAACGTCGAGAGCAATTTCCTGCCGAATGTCGACTATCAGGCCTGCGTGGAGCGCAACATCCCGGTGCTCTCGCCCGGCTCAGCCTTCGCCGCGCCGGTGGCGGAAGCGGCGCTCGGCATGGCGATTGACCTTGCCCGAGGCATCACCGAGGCAGACCGCGACTTCCGCGCCGGGCGCGAGAAATACGGGCTCGAGGCGAACACAAAGACCTTCCGCCTGATGGGCGCCCCGGTCGGGCTGATCGGCTTCGGCGATCTCGGCAAGAGCCTTCGCGAGCTGATCCGCCCGTTCAAGAACCGCGTCGCCGTCTATGATCCCTGGCTGCCGGACGAGATCATCCGCCGCCATGATTGCGAGCCGGGCAGCCTCGATGAAGTGCTGTCGACCTCGAAGGTCATCTTTGTCTTTGCCGGCATCACCAGCGAGAATCAGGGCCTGATCGACGCCCGCGCTTTCGCCAAGATGCAGAAGGGTACGGCCTTCCTGCTGATGAGCCGCGCCGCGATCGTCGATTTCCCGTCCATGCTGGACGCGATCCGCTCAGGCCATATCAGCGCGGCGGTCGACGTGTTTCCCGAGGAGCCTGTGCCGGCGGACGATCCGGTGCGTCGCCTCCCCGGCATCCTCCTCTCCGCCCACCGCACCGGCGGCACGACCGACGCGCTCTTCGCCATCGGCCGCATGACCGTCGCCGACGCGGAACTGATCATGAAGGGCCTGCCGCCGCAGCTCTGCCGCAAGGCCGATCCCGCCATCGCCAGCCGCCTGCGATCCAAGCCGGTCAGCATGACCTGA
- a CDS encoding SDR family oxidoreductase, which translates to MANELEGKIAVITGAGSGIGLATAETLMSAGATVVMVDRNEAALASLTSKWNGKAIAQVTDLLDTEQCDALVPQILAKTGRIDIFHCNAGTYIGGDLVDTDAATIDRMLNLNVNVVIKNVHAVLPHMIERGGGDIVVTCSVAGHSAIKPEPVYSASKWAITCFTQTTRRQVNRHGVRVSQVSPGPVNSALLADWQPERLQAAIDDGALIEPSEVAAAVLFILSRPRNVTIHDMIVLPTNFDV; encoded by the coding sequence ATGGCCAATGAACTCGAGGGAAAGATTGCCGTCATCACGGGGGCGGGTTCCGGCATCGGGCTCGCCACGGCCGAGACCTTGATGAGTGCCGGCGCGACCGTGGTCATGGTCGATCGCAACGAAGCCGCTCTGGCGTCGCTGACATCGAAGTGGAACGGCAAGGCCATCGCGCAGGTAACTGATCTTCTCGACACGGAGCAGTGCGACGCCTTGGTGCCTCAGATCCTGGCGAAGACCGGTCGGATCGATATCTTCCATTGCAACGCCGGAACCTATATCGGCGGCGATCTCGTGGACACAGACGCCGCCACGATCGATCGGATGCTGAACCTCAACGTCAATGTCGTGATCAAGAACGTGCATGCCGTCTTGCCGCACATGATCGAGCGGGGCGGTGGCGACATCGTCGTGACATGCTCCGTGGCGGGCCATTCTGCCATCAAGCCGGAGCCGGTCTATTCCGCTTCGAAATGGGCCATCACCTGCTTCACGCAGACGACCCGCCGCCAGGTCAATCGTCACGGCGTCCGCGTGTCGCAAGTCTCGCCGGGGCCTGTGAATTCGGCTCTGCTCGCTGACTGGCAGCCGGAGCGGCTTCAGGCTGCGATTGATGATGGAGCGCTCATCGAACCATCCGAGGTCGCTGCCGCTGTTCTGTTCATTCTCAGCCGCCCGCGCAACGTCACGATCCACGACATGATCGTGCTGCCGACCAATTTCGACGTCTAG
- a CDS encoding metallophosphoesterase produces the protein MMRPIVDPRDGDLEDDASSTKSRTLISLAGSLLAEISFPKLLVAWTLLIGLPVLVVGLAPFLVSIWLQSVSAQAFVLYTGFGPPLILIVLGFVGWWGGRRLWRLMETNFWSLNALAVQPGYALAREVLRHLVERILPSGMSQNARDRSRSWSAALAGLLVCLFSIWLARQAWPYARWTGTLADLHFSSHVIMVAIFNSIVVLSIYVAIAALAWGTADALMPQPRDLDAFATRTPGARVWRVVHLSDIHIVGERYGFRIESGRVGPSGNARLQRALATIDRLDREQPIDVLLVSGDVTDAGRSSEWAEFLDQLEPYPQLVERLVAIPGNHDLNIVDRANPARLDLPTSPNRRLRQLRALSTFARLQGDRVRIVDAETQHLGPPLAELMEKYRSDIEHFVDSGAVGVSIRLENLWTAAYPMVLPPSTPDGLGVILVNSNAESHFSFTNALGLVSRDQTRAVESVIADFPDAGWVLSLHHHVVEYPRAAKSLSERVGTALANGTWFVRRMLGVAGRAVMMHGHRHVDWIGTCGGLLIVSAPSPVMNARDSDDTYFYVHNFEVRPGGRIALLKPDRIDLPGERASPVLP, from the coding sequence ATGATGCGGCCGATCGTCGATCCACGCGACGGTGACCTTGAAGACGATGCGTCGAGTACCAAGAGTCGGACGCTGATCTCGCTCGCCGGCAGCCTGCTCGCCGAGATCAGTTTCCCGAAGCTGCTCGTTGCCTGGACGCTTCTGATCGGCCTTCCCGTGCTGGTGGTCGGCCTCGCTCCCTTCCTGGTCTCGATCTGGTTGCAATCCGTTTCGGCCCAGGCCTTCGTGCTCTACACGGGCTTCGGTCCGCCGCTGATCCTCATTGTGCTGGGTTTCGTGGGCTGGTGGGGCGGACGGCGTCTCTGGCGGCTGATGGAAACCAATTTCTGGTCGCTGAACGCGCTCGCCGTCCAGCCGGGCTATGCGCTGGCGCGCGAGGTGCTGCGCCATCTCGTGGAACGCATCCTGCCCTCCGGCATGAGCCAGAATGCGCGCGATCGCAGCCGCTCCTGGAGCGCGGCGCTGGCCGGACTGCTCGTCTGCCTGTTCTCGATCTGGCTGGCGCGTCAGGCCTGGCCCTATGCGCGCTGGACCGGCACACTGGCCGACCTGCATTTCTCGTCGCATGTCATCATGGTGGCGATCTTCAATTCCATCGTCGTGCTGTCGATCTATGTCGCGATCGCAGCCCTGGCGTGGGGTACGGCCGACGCGCTGATGCCGCAGCCGCGCGATCTCGACGCCTTTGCGACCCGGACGCCGGGCGCGCGCGTCTGGCGCGTCGTGCATCTCTCGGACATTCACATCGTCGGCGAACGCTATGGCTTCCGCATCGAGAGCGGCCGGGTCGGTCCGAGCGGCAATGCGCGGCTGCAACGCGCCCTTGCGACGATCGACCGCCTCGACCGCGAGCAGCCCATCGACGTGCTGCTCGTCAGCGGCGATGTCACCGATGCGGGCCGCTCGTCGGAATGGGCGGAATTTCTCGATCAGCTGGAGCCCTATCCACAGCTCGTCGAACGCCTCGTCGCCATTCCCGGCAATCACGATCTCAACATCGTCGATCGCGCCAATCCGGCCCGCCTCGACCTGCCGACCAGTCCGAACCGGCGGCTGCGGCAGCTCCGCGCGCTATCGACCTTTGCCAGGCTGCAGGGGGACCGGGTTCGCATCGTCGATGCTGAAACGCAGCACCTCGGGCCCCCGCTCGCCGAGCTGATGGAGAAATACCGGAGCGACATCGAGCATTTTGTCGACAGCGGCGCCGTCGGTGTTTCGATCCGGCTGGAGAATTTGTGGACGGCGGCCTACCCGATGGTGCTGCCGCCATCCACGCCGGATGGTCTCGGCGTCATTCTCGTCAATTCGAATGCCGAGTCGCATTTCTCCTTCACCAACGCGCTCGGCCTCGTCTCGCGCGACCAGACGCGCGCCGTGGAAAGCGTGATCGCGGACTTCCCCGATGCCGGCTGGGTGCTGTCGCTGCATCATCACGTCGTCGAATATCCGCGCGCGGCCAAGAGCCTGTCCGAGCGCGTCGGCACAGCGCTCGCCAATGGCACATGGTTCGTGCGCCGCATGCTCGGCGTGGCCGGCCGCGCGGTGATGATGCATGGCCATCGCCATGTCGACTGGATCGGAACCTGCGGCGGGCTGCTCATCGTCTCGGCGCCGTCGCCGGTCATGAATGCCCGGGACAGCGACGACACGTACTTTTACGTCCACAATTTCGAAGTTCGTCCCGGCGGTCGTATCGCCCTTCTGAAGCCGGACCGGATCGACCTGCCCGGCGAGCGTGCATCTCCAGTCTTGCCGTGA
- the murJ gene encoding murein biosynthesis integral membrane protein MurJ, which translates to MADTPPSQRPPSHARTVGIASAIWGASIFLSRIMGLVREQIIGRTLGASRQADLYFASFTLPDFLNYLLAAGALSIVFIPIFLKYLQAGDQCRGWEAFSVIANFILVVGTLGIALMMIFARPLAEIIAPGFTAPAEIETLVRLMRIILPAQFFHVLGGLLSASLMAQDRHALPAIAPLVYSGCIIAGGLFGAYHPELGAEGFAWGVLAGSILGPFGLPLYGCLRTHMRWFPIFSFKNEDLRRYLVLSLPIMVGFSIVVVDEWIVKNQASYLAAGALSYLQYGRTLMKVPIGVFGMAAGVASYPTISRMVAAGDVVEAYRVLARAVRLMLVAILGAQVCLTLAGFEAVYVIWGLFGSRFTAADAQATSGVLVFLSLGLGGWAAQTVISRGFYALGSTWLPTLVGTGITIAMIPLYVVLRIHFGADGLAVASSMAILVYVFLLGWLQRRRFDREAAERGTSLSGVPGMLSAALRLAGAAAIAIGGGWAIRLALLTVLPGVDAVSLLGRGAVLCGAGLGIYALAARLFGVSELADLATMLTRRLRRKRA; encoded by the coding sequence TTGGCCGATACGCCGCCGAGCCAACGCCCCCCGAGCCACGCCCGCACGGTCGGTATCGCCTCGGCGATCTGGGGCGCCTCGATCTTCCTCTCCCGCATCATGGGCCTGGTCCGCGAGCAGATCATCGGCCGGACTCTGGGCGCGAGCCGACAAGCCGATCTCTATTTCGCTTCCTTCACCCTGCCCGACTTCCTGAACTATCTGCTCGCCGCCGGCGCGCTCTCGATCGTCTTCATCCCGATCTTCCTCAAATACCTCCAGGCGGGCGACCAGTGTCGTGGCTGGGAGGCGTTCAGCGTCATCGCCAATTTCATCCTCGTCGTGGGAACGCTCGGCATCGCCCTGATGATGATTTTCGCGCGGCCGCTCGCCGAGATCATCGCTCCGGGATTCACCGCGCCGGCCGAGATCGAAACGCTGGTGCGGCTGATGCGCATCATCCTGCCGGCGCAATTCTTCCATGTGCTCGGCGGCCTGCTCTCGGCCTCGCTCATGGCGCAGGACCGGCACGCCCTGCCAGCCATCGCGCCGCTGGTCTATTCCGGCTGCATCATCGCGGGCGGGCTCTTCGGAGCCTATCATCCCGAGCTTGGTGCCGAGGGCTTCGCCTGGGGCGTGCTGGCCGGCTCGATCCTCGGCCCGTTCGGCCTACCGCTCTATGGGTGCCTGCGGACCCATATGCGCTGGTTCCCGATCTTCTCGTTCAAGAACGAGGATCTGCGGCGCTATCTGGTGCTGTCGCTGCCGATCATGGTTGGCTTCTCGATCGTCGTCGTCGACGAATGGATCGTGAAGAACCAGGCGTCCTATCTGGCGGCCGGCGCGCTCTCCTATCTTCAATATGGCCGCACGCTGATGAAGGTGCCGATCGGCGTCTTCGGCATGGCGGCGGGCGTCGCCTCCTATCCGACCATCTCGCGCATGGTCGCGGCCGGCGACGTCGTCGAAGCCTACCGGGTTCTAGCCCGCGCCGTTCGGCTGATGCTGGTCGCGATCTTGGGCGCGCAAGTCTGCCTGACCTTGGCCGGCTTCGAGGCGGTTTATGTGATCTGGGGCCTGTTCGGCAGCCGCTTCACCGCGGCTGATGCGCAGGCCACTTCGGGCGTGCTGGTGTTCCTCAGCCTCGGGCTCGGCGGCTGGGCGGCGCAGACGGTGATCAGCCGCGGCTTCTACGCCCTCGGCAGCACCTGGCTGCCGACCCTGGTCGGCACGGGGATCACCATCGCTATGATCCCGCTTTATGTCGTCCTGCGCATCCATTTCGGCGCCGACGGTCTCGCCGTCGCGAGCTCGATGGCGATCCTCGTCTATGTCTTCCTGCTGGGTTGGCTGCAGCGCCGTCGCTTCGACCGCGAGGCGGCGGAGCGGGGAACATCGCTTTCCGGCGTTCCCGGCATGCTGTCGGCGGCGCTTCGCCTGGCGGGGGCCGCCGCCATCGCCATCGGCGGCGGCTGGGCGATCCGCCTGGCGCTGCTCACGGTTCTGCCCGGGGTCGACGCCGTGTCGCTGCTGGGGCGCGGCGCTGTCCTCTGCGGCGCCGGGCTCGGCATCTATGCGCTCGCCGCGCGGCTCTTCGGCGTGAGCGAACTCGCCGATCTCGCCACGATGCTCACCCGCAGGCTGCGCCGAAAGAGGGCTTAG
- a CDS encoding universal stress protein: MSIKSLLVSIDMSETGRERMQYAFDLAEQHAAHLVGYYASPTVGMNLEGSPQDIAEAVHQEFDRQLGLRHLTGAWILGDRPLAADIAEQIRYCDLALIGLGSPDDIGPDPQGFRIEEIVRSCGRPILGLPISRLAPPPFSRVLVAWDGSPQASRALHDALPLLKGGETIHIVSLGGDGAAKAERLIAHLARHGLSATFDTMPTFEMTIGDELLQRAALLEVDLVVAGAYGHSRLGEDLFGGASNTLVHQMLVPILVSH, from the coding sequence GTGAGCATCAAGTCGCTTCTCGTCAGCATCGACATGTCGGAAACCGGACGTGAGCGCATGCAATATGCGTTCGACCTCGCCGAGCAGCATGCGGCCCATCTCGTGGGCTACTACGCCTCGCCGACCGTCGGGATGAACCTCGAAGGCTCGCCTCAGGACATCGCCGAGGCGGTCCATCAGGAATTCGATCGACAGCTCGGCCTCAGACACCTGACCGGCGCCTGGATCCTTGGCGACAGGCCTCTGGCCGCGGATATTGCCGAGCAGATCCGCTACTGCGATCTGGCCCTGATCGGGCTCGGCTCGCCGGACGATATTGGCCCGGATCCACAGGGCTTCCGCATCGAGGAGATCGTACGTTCCTGCGGGCGGCCGATCCTCGGCCTGCCGATCAGCCGCCTGGCGCCGCCGCCCTTCTCGCGCGTTCTCGTCGCCTGGGATGGCAGTCCGCAGGCTTCCCGCGCGCTGCATGATGCGCTTCCGTTGCTGAAGGGCGGCGAGACGATCCACATCGTTTCGCTCGGCGGGGATGGCGCGGCCAAGGCGGAGCGGCTGATCGCCCATCTCGCGCGCCATGGGCTGTCCGCTACATTCGACACGATGCCGACTTTCGAGATGACGATCGGTGACGAGCTTCTGCAACGCGCGGCGCTGCTTGAGGTGGATCTCGTCGTCGCCGGCGCCTATGGCCATTCACGCCTTGGCGAGGATCTGTTCGGCGGCGCCAGCAATACGCTGGTGCATCAGATGCTTGTGCCCATCCTCGTCTCGCACTGA
- a CDS encoding glucan biosynthesis protein: MIQPTRRDTLLTLLSALAASTLPSLGHAAPADEGLALGPAQPFSFDRLKAIAEEAARQPWKDERSPYGAILDKIDYDNFQAIQFNKDYSLWSDGKGGAPVQLFHLGKYFQEPCLIHVVENGEAREILYRQRYFDLPAKHPARDLPDDIGFSGFRVEAPSQKTDWLAFLGASYFRSSGALDQYGLSARGIAIDTALPDAQEEFPRFSQFWLERTAGVENEVIIYCLLDGPSITGAYRMVASKDKGAEIDVDCTLYPRKPIQRLGVAPLTSMYWYSETVRRRAIDWRPEIHDSDGLAMWTGTGERIWRPLNDPPFVSTNSFLDADIRGFGLLQRDRNFDHYQDDGVFYDRRPSVWIEPKGKWGKGQIQLVEIPTDREYDDNIVVYWVPDKPAVPGAALDFSYRMYWNADEPFPADLARVQATYIGVGGIPGQPRPPGSIRFVIDFRGGKADSLKRGDGTPEITLSRGKVTLADAFPVVAGEPGLYRAFFDTVVEGDAPLDMRLYVRGKDGTALTETWLYQYFPKLSPV; the protein is encoded by the coding sequence ATGATCCAACCGACCCGCCGCGACACCCTGCTCACGCTTCTCTCCGCCCTCGCCGCCTCCACCCTGCCCTCGCTCGGTCACGCCGCGCCTGCCGATGAAGGCCTCGCCCTCGGCCCGGCGCAGCCCTTCTCGTTCGACCGGCTGAAGGCCATCGCCGAAGAAGCGGCGCGCCAGCCCTGGAAAGACGAGCGCTCACCTTATGGCGCGATCCTCGACAAGATCGACTATGACAATTTCCAGGCGATCCAGTTCAACAAGGATTATTCGCTCTGGTCGGACGGAAAGGGCGGGGCGCCGGTCCAACTCTTCCATCTCGGCAAGTATTTCCAGGAGCCGTGCCTGATCCATGTCGTCGAAAACGGCGAGGCACGCGAGATTCTCTACCGCCAGCGCTATTTCGACTTGCCCGCCAAGCATCCGGCGCGAGACCTTCCCGACGATATCGGCTTCTCCGGCTTCCGCGTCGAGGCGCCATCGCAAAAGACGGACTGGCTCGCCTTTCTGGGCGCCTCCTATTTCCGCTCCTCCGGCGCGCTCGACCAATATGGCCTCTCGGCGCGCGGCATTGCCATCGACACCGCCCTGCCCGACGCGCAGGAGGAATTCCCCCGCTTCTCGCAGTTCTGGCTGGAACGGACAGCCGGCGTCGAGAACGAAGTCATTATCTACTGCCTGCTCGACGGCCCCAGCATCACCGGCGCCTATCGCATGGTCGCCTCGAAGGACAAGGGCGCCGAAATCGACGTCGATTGCACGCTCTATCCGCGCAAGCCGATCCAGCGCCTCGGCGTCGCGCCGCTGACCTCGATGTACTGGTATTCGGAGACGGTGCGCCGCCGCGCCATCGACTGGCGGCCGGAAATCCATGACTCCGATGGCCTCGCCATGTGGACCGGCACGGGCGAGCGCATCTGGCGGCCGCTCAACGATCCGCCCTTCGTCTCGACCAACAGCTTTCTCGATGCGGACATTCGCGGCTTCGGGCTGCTGCAGCGCGACCGCAATTTCGACCACTATCAGGACGACGGCGTGTTCTACGATCGGCGGCCGAGCGTCTGGATCGAGCCCAAGGGAAAATGGGGCAAGGGCCAGATCCAACTGGTCGAGATCCCGACCGACCGCGAATATGACGACAACATCGTCGTCTACTGGGTTCCGGACAAGCCGGCGGTTCCCGGCGCGGCGCTCGATTTCTCCTATCGCATGTACTGGAACGCCGACGAGCCCTTCCCGGCGGATCTCGCCCGCGTCCAGGCGACCTATATCGGCGTCGGCGGCATTCCGGGCCAGCCACGCCCGCCGGGCAGCATCCGTTTCGTGATCGATTTCCGCGGCGGCAAGGCCGACAGCCTGAAGCGCGGCGACGGCACGCCCGAGATCACACTCTCGCGCGGCAAGGTCACCCTCGCCGACGCCTTCCCGGTCGTCGCCGGCGAGCCGGGCCTCTACCGCGCCTTCTTCGACACGGTCGTCGAGGGCGACGCCCCGCTCGACATGCGCCTCTACGTCCGCGGCAAGGACGGCACCGCGCTGACGGAGACCTGGCTCTATCAGTATTTCCCGAAGCTCAGCCCGGTCTGA
- the lhgO gene encoding L-2-hydroxyglutarate oxidase: MYDYIVIGGGIVGLATLRALQRRRPQDRFLLLEKEVEVGSHQTGHNSGVIHAGIYYAPGSLKARLCREGAEATKAFCQTHGIPYDECGKLLVATSEQELARMGDLAVRAETNGIAIERISAGELAEREPNIAGRGALLAGSTAIVDYRRICRALAAEAEAKGATIALGRAALAIRETVDGIEVDTAEGSLKSRKLVACAGLQSDRIARMAGLETAHRIIPFRGEYYVLPEAKNDIVRHLIYPIPDPDLPFLGIHLTRMIDGRVTVGPNAVLGLAREGYAKSAVNWRDIADMVAFPGFWRVLGSNWRSGLTEMRNSLLRSGYLEQCRKYCPSLRVDDLKPYPAGIRAQAVLADGSLVHDFLFGGTDRMLHVLNAPSPAATSALPIGEMIADRIL; this comes from the coding sequence ATGTACGACTATATCGTGATCGGCGGCGGCATCGTCGGGCTGGCGACGCTTCGGGCGTTGCAGCGGCGGCGGCCGCAGGATCGGTTCCTGCTGCTGGAGAAGGAAGTCGAGGTCGGATCGCACCAGACCGGCCATAATAGCGGCGTCATCCATGCCGGTATCTATTATGCGCCGGGCAGCCTCAAGGCTCGCCTCTGCCGCGAGGGCGCCGAGGCGACCAAGGCGTTCTGCCAAACCCATGGCATCCCCTATGACGAATGCGGAAAGCTGCTCGTCGCCACCAGTGAGCAGGAACTGGCCCGCATGGGCGACCTGGCCGTGCGCGCCGAGACGAACGGCATCGCCATCGAGCGCATCTCCGCTGGGGAACTTGCCGAGCGCGAGCCGAATATCGCCGGACGCGGGGCGCTGCTGGCCGGCTCGACGGCCATTGTCGACTACCGCCGGATCTGCCGGGCGCTCGCCGCCGAGGCCGAGGCGAAAGGCGCTACCATCGCGCTGGGACGTGCGGCGCTTGCGATCCGCGAAACCGTCGATGGCATCGAGGTCGATACGGCGGAGGGCAGCCTGAAATCCCGCAAGCTCGTCGCCTGCGCGGGTCTGCAATCGGACCGGATCGCCCGGATGGCGGGACTGGAGACCGCGCACCGGATCATCCCGTTCCGCGGCGAATATTATGTGTTGCCGGAAGCGAAGAACGACATCGTCCGGCATCTCATCTATCCGATTCCGGATCCGGACCTGCCCTTTCTCGGCATCCATCTGACGCGGATGATCGATGGCCGCGTCACGGTCGGGCCGAACGCCGTGCTCGGCCTCGCTCGCGAGGGCTATGCCAAGAGCGCGGTCAATTGGCGGGATATCGCCGACATGGTGGCCTTCCCCGGCTTCTGGCGCGTCCTTGGCTCCAATTGGCGGTCCGGCCTGACGGAGATGCGCAACTCGCTGCTGCGCTCAGGCTATCTGGAGCAATGCCGCAAATATTGCCCATCGCTCCGGGTCGACGACCTGAAGCCCTATCCCGCCGGCATAAGGGCGCAGGCCGTGCTGGCCGACGGCTCGCTGGTGCATGATTTTCTGTTCGGCGGCACCGACAGGATGCTGCATGTCCTCAACGCGCCATCCCCCGCCGCGACGTCGGCGCTGCCGATCGGGGAGATGATTGCCGACCGGATCCTGTAA